One part of the Bacteroidales bacterium genome encodes these proteins:
- a CDS encoding DUF4405 domain-containing protein has protein sequence MKKSTINFIIDVLMFICMAAVAGIGFLIKYTLISGRESWIVYGDKVDLYFLGIYRHEWGTIHLIIGFVLLALVALHVILHWKLIVSLYNRMFQGKLVRRIITVVFIAICALFIIVPFLIKPDVVKIEHGRGRHTTIDNISTNKKSSKANTNKNKRLKNFRKKRNRQH, from the coding sequence ATGAAAAAATCAACAATCAATTTTATAATAGACGTTTTAATGTTCATCTGCATGGCAGCCGTTGCCGGAATCGGGTTTTTAATAAAATACACATTGATCTCCGGGCGAGAAAGCTGGATTGTGTACGGCGACAAAGTTGATCTTTATTTCCTTGGAATTTACAGGCACGAATGGGGGACAATTCATCTCATAATAGGATTTGTATTACTTGCATTAGTAGCGCTTCACGTCATTTTACATTGGAAGCTGATTGTTAGTTTGTACAATAGAATGTTTCAAGGAAAGCTGGTAAGGAGAATAATTACAGTAGTATTCATCGCTATTTGTGCCCTGTTTATTATTGTTCCTTTTTTGATAAAGCCTGATGTAGTCAAAATTGAACATGGCAGAGGAAGACATACAACAATTGATAATATTAGTACCAATAAGAAAAGTAGTAAGGCTAACACCAATAAAAATAAAAGACTAAAGAACTTCAGAAAAAAAAGGAATAGACAACACTGA
- a CDS encoding glycoside hydrolase family 130 protein, which produces MMKSMDLQRIVKRKKIKIAGDPSRVIALPHIPTELSRIGNIIFRVLKLTDKKAEKLLQETLFLFADRHKNIQEQFLKHYDKIADYVPKVTIINKTKKLLIGAYLTMEYSIESAALFNPSIVPHPDQTLLPKGSMRFIMSLRATGEGHISSIVFRSGTVDKNFLFNFDSVSEFVETPAMVHDPFYNNELFKLKLEDIKAWNETSKRILSQVPAFFTYADLKLSIQEIYSNTDFEADGWTINVINWLADSNYKVKFDDETAVSERVIFPVSSNESKGIEDARFVKFTHENGTVKYYATYTAFNGQSILPQLIATKDFQTFDIITLNGEGVKNKGMALFPRRVNGKFAMLSRQDGENNYIMFSDNMHFWNSSKLIQRPRQPWEFVQIGNCGSPIETDKGWLVLTHGVGSMRQYAIGVILLDLDDPTKIIARLEQPLLSATEEEREGYVPNVIYSCGGMVFNNTLILPYAMSDIASRIAVVNLDELFGKMKFSAKVK; this is translated from the coding sequence ATGATGAAGTCAATGGATTTACAACGAATTGTAAAACGAAAAAAAATAAAAATAGCAGGAGATCCCTCTCGGGTAATTGCATTACCTCATATTCCGACCGAGTTGTCACGAATAGGAAATATAATATTCAGAGTTCTAAAACTTACTGATAAGAAGGCTGAAAAACTTTTGCAGGAAACCTTATTTCTGTTTGCCGATCGTCATAAAAACATTCAAGAGCAATTTTTGAAACATTACGACAAAATAGCTGACTACGTTCCAAAGGTCACCATTATTAACAAAACCAAAAAACTACTTATTGGAGCCTATCTCACCATGGAGTATTCCATTGAATCTGCTGCACTTTTCAATCCATCCATTGTTCCTCATCCCGATCAAACCTTACTTCCAAAAGGGAGCATGAGGTTTATTATGAGTTTGCGGGCAACGGGTGAAGGACATATTTCGTCCATCGTTTTTAGAAGTGGAACAGTAGATAAAAATTTCCTGTTCAACTTCGATAGTGTTTCAGAATTTGTGGAAACTCCGGCCATGGTTCACGATCCTTTCTATAACAATGAGTTGTTTAAACTGAAATTAGAAGACATAAAAGCCTGGAACGAAACCAGCAAGAGGATTTTGAGCCAGGTCCCTGCGTTTTTTACCTATGCGGATTTGAAACTGAGTATTCAGGAGATTTATTCAAATACCGATTTTGAAGCAGACGGCTGGACTATCAATGTTATTAATTGGTTGGCAGACTCTAACTACAAGGTGAAATTTGATGATGAAACTGCTGTTTCCGAACGGGTAATATTTCCTGTTTCATCTAATGAAAGTAAAGGTATTGAGGATGCCCGTTTCGTTAAATTCACCCATGAAAACGGAACCGTAAAATATTACGCAACCTATACTGCTTTCAACGGGCAGAGCATTTTGCCCCAATTAATTGCGACAAAAGATTTTCAAACTTTCGACATCATAACCCTTAACGGGGAAGGGGTAAAGAACAAAGGTATGGCTCTTTTTCCCAGAAGGGTGAATGGCAAATTTGCTATGTTGTCGCGGCAGGACGGTGAGAACAATTACATCATGTTTTCCGATAATATGCACTTCTGGAACAGTTCCAAGCTCATCCAGCGGCCCAGACAACCGTGGGAATTTGTGCAGATTGGAAATTGTGGCTCGCCCATAGAAACAGATAAAGGCTGGCTGGTACTCACGCACGGTGTGGGTAGCATGCGCCAATATGCAATTGGAGTGATTTTGCTGGACCTCGACGACCCTACCAAGATAATTGCGCGTCTAGAACAACCGTTGTTATCGGCCACCGAAGAAGAACGGGAAGGATATGTCCCAAACGTTATCTATTCCTGTGGAGGGATGGTGTTTAATAATACCCTGATTCTTCCGTATGCCATGTCTGATATTGCATCCCGAATTGCTGTGGTAAATTTGGATGAGCTCTTTGGGAAAATGAAATTCAGTGCTAAAGTTAAATAG
- a CDS encoding SDR family NAD(P)-dependent oxidoreductase, whose protein sequence is MIENKVAIITGGSEGIGFGIASALAAQGARVYLVARTLEKLEKAQEKLLKQGGNVDIRSADITDFDAMKTVIEGVYNDNGRLDIFINNAGTWKGQSLDTPFADIWKLIELDMKAPYEIAHYLAGRFKDEKKNELRILTVVSQSALVVMGSGLGYGTAKMGLAAGLFHLEKDLQKESVENIKLYRLYPNTVATDKMIDTMKAHGAMDAVKVEAVADTAVDMLLDKTPTRDVRVGYYKGRGIVRTYFPSDPGDFYHPAETSEEVIDADFTPQELLK, encoded by the coding sequence ATGATAGAAAACAAAGTAGCAATAATAACGGGTGGTAGCGAGGGCATTGGCTTTGGGATAGCTTCCGCTTTGGCGGCGCAGGGTGCGCGCGTTTATTTGGTGGCACGAACACTGGAAAAGTTGGAGAAAGCACAGGAGAAATTACTAAAACAAGGTGGGAATGTAGATATCAGATCTGCTGACATTACTGATTTTGATGCCATGAAGACGGTGATTGAAGGTGTTTACAACGACAATGGCCGCCTCGATATTTTTATTAATAACGCCGGAACCTGGAAAGGCCAGTCACTGGATACCCCTTTTGCCGACATCTGGAAACTCATTGAGCTCGACATGAAAGCGCCTTACGAAATAGCGCATTATCTGGCCGGCAGGTTTAAGGATGAGAAAAAAAATGAATTAAGGATATTGACGGTTGTTTCTCAGTCAGCACTTGTCGTTATGGGTTCTGGACTTGGCTATGGCACAGCAAAGATGGGTCTTGCTGCCGGACTATTCCATCTCGAAAAAGATCTGCAAAAAGAGAGCGTCGAAAATATCAAACTTTACAGGTTGTACCCCAACACTGTTGCTACCGATAAAATGATCGACACGATGAAAGCTCACGGGGCCATGGATGCGGTGAAAGTAGAAGCTGTGGCCGACACAGCGGTTGATATGCTCCTGGACAAAACGCCTACCCGAGACGTTCGGGTTGGATATTATAAAGGCAGAGGCATTGTAAGAACCTATTTCCCATCAGACCCCGGCGATTTCTATCACCCGGCCGAAACATCCGAAGAGGTTATAGATGCTGACTTTACTCCTCAAGAGCTATTGAAATAA
- a CDS encoding nuclear transport factor 2 family protein, which yields MVNFSHVWLVGVFMRVYPLIISFENVSFFKFKRMHKMRILPMFLTLSFGLMLFSFTSAQSKADTEQIVGNANTFMKAQHYNEVADNYLLYLNEKNLEGILSLYADNATVEDPVGSELVIGMAALRKFYSGAVNIDLKLTRTGPVRVAGIEIAFPFQLLMNVDGTPMVTDIIDVFRFDEAGKIVSMRAFWGPTNRKPATE from the coding sequence ATGGTCAACTTTTCTCATGTTTGGCTTGTTGGTGTTTTCATGCGTGTTTACCCGCTCATTATTAGTTTTGAAAATGTTTCGTTTTTTAAATTTAAAAGGATGCATAAAATGAGAATTTTACCTATGTTTTTAACCCTGTCATTTGGGTTAATGCTTTTTAGTTTTACTTCGGCGCAAAGCAAGGCAGACACCGAACAAATTGTTGGCAACGCAAACACTTTTATGAAAGCACAACACTATAATGAGGTCGCAGACAACTACTTGCTTTATCTGAACGAAAAAAACCTGGAAGGTATTCTTTCGCTCTACGCAGATAATGCTACCGTAGAAGACCCGGTTGGTAGCGAACTGGTGATCGGAATGGCGGCGCTGCGGAAATTCTATTCCGGGGCTGTTAACATTGACCTGAAGCTCACGCGGACGGGTCCGGTGCGTGTTGCCGGTATTGAAATAGCGTTTCCATTTCAGTTGCTGATGAATGTAGACGGCACACCGATGGTAACCGATATCATTGATGTATTCCGTTTTGATGAAGCAGGAAAGATTGTTTCAATGCGCGCCTTCTGGGGGCCAACGAATCGCAAACCAGCGACAGAATAA
- a CDS encoding glycosyltransferase family 4 protein, with translation MKVAILSPIAWRTPPEKYGPWEQVASNITEGLVKKGVDVTLFASGNSHTKGKLQYVSQTAYAEDHSLDPKVWECLHISHVMEQASKFDIIHNNFDFLPLTYSRLIETPIVTTIHGFSSQKIIPVFKKYNSNNFYVSISNSDRSPELDYTATVYNGIESKDFTFNANPKDYLLFFGRIHPEKGTSESIQIAKKANKKLIISGLIQDEAYFNEKVKPFINDKDIVFVGNSGPKERDKLLGEALALLHPISFDEPFGLSVAEAMFCGTPVIAFNRGSMPELIDHSKTGFLVNTVEEAVEALSKIDSISRKNCRDWALSNFSLEKMVDGYQDVYKRILHKK, from the coding sequence ATGAAAGTCGCAATTTTATCACCCATAGCCTGGCGCACACCGCCCGAAAAATATGGTCCCTGGGAACAGGTGGCATCTAATATTACCGAAGGACTTGTAAAAAAAGGAGTGGATGTAACTTTGTTTGCCTCGGGCAATTCGCACACCAAAGGAAAGCTGCAATATGTTTCGCAAACGGCCTATGCCGAAGATCATTCGCTTGATCCCAAGGTGTGGGAGTGTCTGCACATCAGCCACGTAATGGAACAGGCATCGAAGTTTGACATCATTCACAACAACTTCGATTTTCTTCCGCTTACATATTCCCGATTAATCGAAACGCCAATTGTTACAACTATCCACGGCTTTTCGTCTCAAAAAATAATTCCGGTTTTTAAAAAATACAACAGCAACAATTTCTATGTTTCAATTAGCAATTCCGACCGAAGCCCTGAACTTGACTATACTGCCACAGTTTACAACGGGATAGAAAGCAAGGATTTTACTTTTAACGCAAATCCTAAAGACTATCTATTGTTTTTTGGCAGAATACATCCTGAGAAGGGAACCTCGGAATCCATTCAGATAGCAAAAAAGGCAAACAAGAAATTGATCATTTCGGGTTTAATTCAGGATGAAGCCTATTTCAATGAGAAAGTAAAACCTTTTATCAACGATAAGGATATTGTTTTTGTTGGCAATTCCGGGCCAAAAGAAAGAGATAAATTGCTGGGAGAAGCCCTTGCTTTGCTTCATCCCATTAGCTTTGACGAACCCTTCGGACTGAGCGTGGCTGAGGCTATGTTCTGCGGAACGCCTGTAATAGCTTTCAACCGAGGTTCTATGCCCGAATTAATAGATCATTCAAAAACGGGGTTTCTTGTAAATACTGTGGAAGAAGCCGTTGAAGCTTTAAGCAAAATAGATTCCATCAGCCGAAAAAATTGCCGTGATTGGGCATTGTCTAATTTTAGCCTCGAAAAAATGGTGGATGGCTATCAGGATGTTTATAAACGAATTTTACACAAAAAGTAA
- a CDS encoding serine hydrolase, which yields MTKLKLYRIGIVIIISIVFSSCKLGRFVVYNFADIKDYKKFPSRQLTSNESKFKFNSISKGKYPDTLKYGGKSVAFDKVLEDNKTVAFLIIKNDTIQYEKYFKGYNQESIIPSFSMAKSVTSILIGCAIDDGLIKSIDEPITNYIPELKKNGFEKVTIKHLLQMTSGIKFSESYFNPFGETASFYYGRNLKLEVSKLKLKRTPGEKFEYVSGNTQLLGSVLQSALEEKTITQYFQEKLWTPLEMEYDASWSIDKKSEGTEKTFCCINARARDFAKIGRLYLNKGNWNGKQIVSKKWVEESTKIDVTEGSDEGYQYQWWLPSNNGEFIAEGILGQFIYVNPSKNIVIVRMGKNYGKVNWSDLFSLLAKYP from the coding sequence ATGACTAAATTAAAATTGTATCGAATAGGAATTGTAATTATTATTTCAATTGTTTTTTCATCCTGTAAACTTGGTCGATTTGTGGTTTATAACTTCGCTGATATAAAAGATTATAAAAAATTTCCATCACGACAATTAACGTCTAATGAAAGTAAATTTAAGTTCAATTCAATTTCAAAAGGTAAATATCCAGATACATTAAAATATGGTGGTAAATCTGTAGCTTTTGACAAGGTATTAGAAGATAATAAAACTGTTGCTTTTCTAATTATTAAAAACGATACTATTCAATATGAAAAATATTTTAAAGGATATAATCAAGAAAGTATTATTCCTTCGTTTTCTATGGCTAAATCAGTTACTTCCATTTTAATTGGTTGCGCAATCGATGATGGTTTAATAAAATCCATAGATGAACCAATAACAAATTATATTCCTGAATTGAAAAAAAATGGATTTGAAAAAGTCACAATTAAGCATTTGTTACAAATGACTTCTGGAATAAAATTCAGTGAGAGTTATTTCAATCCATTTGGCGAAACTGCATCATTTTATTACGGTAGAAATTTAAAGCTTGAGGTTTCTAAATTAAAATTAAAAAGAACACCTGGAGAAAAATTTGAATACGTCAGTGGAAATACACAACTTCTAGGTTCTGTTTTACAAAGCGCATTGGAAGAGAAAACGATTACGCAGTATTTTCAGGAAAAATTATGGACACCTCTTGAAATGGAATATGATGCTTCTTGGAGTATCGATAAAAAAAGTGAAGGAACTGAAAAAACGTTTTGTTGCATTAATGCGAGAGCAAGAGATTTTGCAAAAATTGGGAGACTATATTTGAATAAAGGAAATTGGAACGGCAAACAAATAGTGTCTAAAAAATGGGTAGAAGAATCTACAAAAATTGATGTAACCGAAGGAAGCGATGAAGGGTATCAATACCAATGGTGGTTGCCATCGAATAATGGTGAATTTATAGCTGAAGGAATATTAGGTCAATTTATTTATGTTAACCCATCTAAAAATATTGTTATTGTAAGAATGGGTAAAAATTACGGAAAAGTAAATTGGTCAGACTTATTTAGTTTATTAGCGAAATATCCTTAA
- a CDS encoding DUF5655 domain-containing protein, translating into MIKKKIALQNMNTVIYQNGIRYCEKQYKLESDFERVVVENSKTFFGENTIYVDAKKKIDNDTFGGVIPDGFLIDFSDKNNPEFYLVEVELVKHSFFNHIFPQITKFFAFFKNPNSQGKLIEKLYSIFENDELLRQELKSKIGFKEIFKFIKDTIENSQNILLIIDGEKRELPEITETYTDTWGKLVKVAILKEYCHNGNPTNSIFTLTPDFENIENIDIVSEKQDEEKAKSVYSESFHLEDVDENVKAIYLKIKGILAEKIPTLQFNSQRYYISLRKKKNFAFLKIRKKKIIIVAMMKEEEIREIITNHEIATLSEGVQKFYNGPCAKIEIVNDENLSEIINLLIEIQK; encoded by the coding sequence TTGATAAAGAAAAAAATAGCACTACAAAATATGAATACAGTAATTTATCAAAACGGAATAAGATATTGTGAGAAACAATACAAATTAGAATCAGACTTTGAGAGAGTAGTTGTTGAAAACTCTAAAACTTTTTTTGGAGAGAACACAATCTACGTTGATGCAAAAAAGAAAATTGATAATGACACTTTTGGTGGCGTAATTCCAGATGGGTTTTTAATCGATTTTTCTGACAAAAACAATCCTGAATTTTATTTGGTTGAAGTTGAATTAGTTAAACACAGCTTCTTTAACCACATATTCCCTCAGATAACAAAGTTTTTTGCTTTCTTTAAAAACCCGAATAGTCAAGGGAAGTTAATTGAAAAGCTATATTCAATATTTGAAAATGACGAACTGTTGCGACAGGAATTGAAATCAAAGATTGGGTTTAAGGAGATTTTTAAATTTATAAAAGACACAATTGAAAACAGCCAAAACATTCTCTTAATCATCGATGGAGAGAAGAGGGAACTGCCGGAAATAACAGAAACCTATACAGATACCTGGGGAAAATTGGTGAAAGTCGCCATTTTAAAAGAGTATTGCCACAATGGCAATCCGACTAATTCAATATTTACATTAACACCTGACTTCGAAAACATTGAAAACATTGACATTGTTTCGGAAAAACAAGACGAAGAAAAGGCGAAATCAGTATACTCTGAAAGCTTCCATTTGGAAGATGTTGACGAAAATGTTAAGGCAATTTATTTAAAGATTAAAGGAATTTTAGCTGAAAAAATTCCCACTTTACAATTTAACTCTCAGAGATATTATATCTCATTACGCAAGAAAAAGAATTTTGCGTTTTTGAAAATCCGAAAAAAGAAAATTATCATTGTTGCAATGATGAAAGAAGAAGAAATTAGAGAAATAATTACAAACCACGAAATAGCAACCTTATCAGAAGGAGTTCAGAAGTTTTATAATGGACCATGTGCAAAAATTGAAATTGTTAATGATGAAAACTTGAGTGAGATAATAAATTTGCTAATAGAAATTCAGAAATGA
- a CDS encoding alpha/beta hydrolase-fold protein, with the protein MKKTIYLLLFIFICSNNLFGQNYERYKKLRDTTITSKYLGFDKNITITVPFEWQKDQKRDYPLIIIFDRQNQRSHNYILNTIDYLTSNEQIPSAIIIGVESEQKYRYLETLHKASSQKGLAEENESFIFNELIPLAEEQYYASNFRLFIGHSRYGYFTSYLLVSRINELNGVISLSPFFTQNNVDLTDSIRTIKNQVFNSKKYYRFGIGKDYPSDFSKMDSTIKQLNNSKLDCKGFLFKEADHNVTPGLTIGTSLYEIFEDWSKIQSKYISNEQKELEIIDSLEEEVLSIYGNRLEFSLGILNGKGWYFYNEEEYEKAIEAWTIMLKAYPNFSEGYLYIIDAQIKLNQDISKNIKRFNQSLVTSQIYSEKDKKELKDELNIMMK; encoded by the coding sequence ATGAAAAAAACCATTTACCTGCTCTTATTTATCTTTATCTGTTCAAATAATCTATTTGGACAGAATTATGAGAGATATAAAAAACTACGCGATACAACGATAACTTCAAAGTATCTTGGTTTTGACAAGAATATCACGATTACTGTTCCGTTTGAATGGCAAAAAGACCAAAAGCGAGATTACCCATTGATAATTATTTTTGACAGACAAAATCAAAGAAGCCATAATTATATCTTAAATACAATTGATTACCTCACTAGTAATGAGCAAATACCTTCAGCTATAATCATAGGTGTTGAATCAGAACAAAAGTACCGTTATTTAGAAACACTGCATAAAGCTTCAAGTCAAAAAGGACTTGCGGAGGAAAATGAAAGTTTCATATTTAATGAACTGATACCGCTCGCTGAAGAGCAATACTATGCTTCTAATTTCAGACTATTTATAGGACATTCGCGCTATGGCTATTTCACAAGTTATCTTCTAGTATCAAGAATTAATGAATTGAATGGGGTTATTTCATTAAGTCCATTTTTTACTCAAAATAATGTCGATTTAACTGATTCAATAAGGACAATAAAAAATCAGGTCTTTAATTCAAAAAAATATTATCGTTTTGGAATTGGAAAAGACTACCCCTCAGACTTTAGTAAAATGGATTCCACAATTAAACAACTCAATAATTCCAAATTAGATTGTAAAGGATTTCTTTTTAAAGAAGCAGACCACAATGTAACCCCGGGTTTAACAATTGGTACTTCACTTTATGAAATATTCGAAGATTGGTCCAAAATTCAATCTAAATACATTTCTAATGAACAGAAAGAATTAGAGATAATAGATTCCTTAGAAGAAGAAGTTCTTTCTATTTATGGAAATAGATTAGAATTTTCTCTTGGAATATTAAACGGTAAAGGATGGTATTTTTACAATGAGGAAGAATATGAAAAAGCAATTGAAGCTTGGACAATAATGTTGAAGGCTTATCCCAATTTCTCAGAAGGATATTTATACATTATTGATGCTCAAATTAAACTAAACCAAGATATATCTAAAAATATAAAAAGGTTTAATCAATCATTAGTAACTTCTCAAATCTATTCTGAAAAAGACAAGAAAGAATTGAAAGATGAGTTAAATATTATGATGAAGTAA
- a CDS encoding CPBP family glutamic-type intramembrane protease: MTFKIKLGLTLFALGALGILSLLTVSIPLDNLPKQVLDKFTPETIKLLTLIKPAILLLVSVVIGTILFEKVKLTVPTITSLLKSENEQISFLEQIKFGVILGLITGILTITVGIIFKSSLPQEFVELGNKIKITIIARFAYGGLTEELLMRFGFMTLIVWLVFKMTKQLNSYTYWTGIILATILFAFGHFPVAFSVVSNPTISLLTYILVGNSIAGIFFGWLYWKKGLEAAFVGHIFAHVAMLVGEQLFRL; the protein is encoded by the coding sequence ATGACATTTAAAATAAAGTTAGGACTTACATTATTTGCCTTGGGAGCATTAGGCATTTTATCATTGCTAACTGTATCTATTCCACTTGACAATTTGCCAAAACAAGTCTTAGATAAATTCACACCAGAGACTATTAAACTTTTGACTTTGATAAAACCAGCAATATTATTGCTTGTTTCTGTTGTTATTGGGACGATTTTGTTTGAAAAAGTTAAACTTACTGTCCCAACAATCACGTCTCTTCTTAAATCAGAGAATGAACAAATTTCATTTTTAGAGCAAATAAAATTTGGGGTCATTTTAGGCCTAATAACAGGCATTTTGACAATAACTGTTGGGATTATTTTTAAATCTTCATTACCGCAAGAGTTTGTAGAACTAGGCAACAAAATTAAAATAACAATAATTGCGAGATTTGCATATGGTGGTCTGACAGAAGAGTTATTAATGCGATTTGGGTTTATGACTTTAATCGTTTGGCTTGTTTTTAAAATGACCAAACAACTTAATAGCTATACTTATTGGACAGGTATAATTTTGGCTACTATTCTTTTTGCATTTGGACATTTTCCAGTTGCCTTCAGTGTTGTTAGTAATCCAACAATTTCATTATTAACTTATATTTTAGTTGGTAATTCAATCGCAGGAATTTTCTTTGGATGGCTTTATTGGAAAAAAGGACTTGAAGCTGCATTTGTTGGACATATATTTGCTCACGTTGCAATGTTGGTTGGAGAACAATTATTTCGACTCTAA
- a CDS encoding RNA polymerase sigma factor, with amino-acid sequence MEAIKFNDFNNHKIEESEVIKRIIGGEKELYEILVRRNNQKLYRVIRSYIKEEAEVEDIMQDSYVKAFTKLYQFKLESSFSTWLIRIGINETLARLREKGKLYDFNGQSDDLKSDLIFEIPDDKQLNPQDKMIRNEAKQLLENAIDQLDIKYRTVYIMKEVEEMSINEIATALDLTEVNVKVRIHRSKEMLKEKLYEVTNDNNVFEFGFSRCDRITEGVMQRIR; translated from the coding sequence ATGGAAGCTATAAAATTCAATGATTTTAACAACCACAAAATTGAAGAGAGCGAAGTCATCAAACGCATCATAGGTGGCGAAAAAGAGCTTTATGAAATTTTGGTCAGAAGGAATAATCAAAAACTGTATCGGGTAATCAGAAGCTACATAAAAGAGGAGGCTGAGGTTGAAGACATAATGCAGGATAGCTATGTTAAGGCTTTTACCAAACTGTATCAGTTTAAATTAGAATCCTCTTTTTCCACCTGGCTTATCCGCATAGGAATAAACGAGACGCTGGCCCGATTGAGAGAAAAAGGCAAGTTGTACGATTTTAACGGGCAATCGGATGACCTGAAGAGTGACCTGATTTTCGAAATTCCAGATGACAAACAACTAAATCCGCAGGATAAAATGATACGGAATGAAGCCAAACAACTATTGGAAAACGCCATAGACCAGCTGGACATTAAGTACCGGACGGTTTACATAATGAAGGAAGTGGAAGAGATGAGCATAAATGAAATCGCGACTGCTTTGGATTTGACGGAGGTGAATGTAAAAGTACGCATACACCGCTCGAAAGAGATGCTAAAAGAGAAGCTCTACGAAGTTACAAATGACAATAACGTCTTTGAATTTGGATTCAGCCGATGCGACCGAATCACCGAAGGCGTGATGCAACGAATTAGATAA